The genomic stretch TATGGTCATTGACTATTGATTGAACTATCTAAAACTCATTAGACTACGGTGATGTGCCTATGCCCCACTGTCAAATAACAGTAGAATATGGTATTCAAATTTACTACAAGAAACTTTGAGTTAATAGATGGATCAGCCAATAATTAACCCAAATAGTCGTCCACCTAATCTATTAAACTAAAAATAGATGAAGGACATATACTATATgtataattcatatataatatacatataattAATGAATAATTTATGTATACTGACTAAAAAAAATTAAGCATTGAATCTGGACGGCTATTCGTATAACGATTCCATTTCTCAATCGACCCAATTACCTATTTTCAGTTATCAGCCCAGCCCAACTTTCTCAAGCCCGTTTCTATTATCATCAGTATAAAGGAGAGTGAGAACTATGGATACACACGAATATAATTCTCCATCTTTAGTACTGTTTGGTTGTTAATGGTGCTTTGATCATGCATAATCTAGTCATATGtaaagattgaattatatcaatTTTTTTGGTAACTAACTTATTTTATTAATCACCAAGCATCAATTACAAAACCATAGAAAAACTAACACAGCTTGCTATCAGATCTCATGACAAAGGGCATACTATACTCCCTAGTAACACAAGCTATGCAAGAAGGACATGTTCCTAAGAGTTACTCGAACACTACAAACATAGGCTATTTCCTTCGCAATGCCCACACTCTATTTTTTTTTCCCAAAGATTCACCTTTCAATCCATATTTGATGAACTGCTTCTGCATACACAATTTTGAACACCTGTGCCCGTTGGGATTTCCCTCCAGAGCATTGGATTGCCCATTGTGTGAACTGCTGCCAATCCAGAGCTCCCAAGTAGTATGTATGTAGCCATTGAAATAGCTTGTTCCAGATATTCTTTTTGTATTCACACTGCATAAACAGATGTTCTCTTGTTTCCTCTTGCATTCTGCAAAGCACACATTGAGTATCTACAGTAATCCCCCATTTGCTTAGTCTATCACAGGTCAGCAGCCTTCCATGCAGCATTAGCCACATTGTGAATCTTGCTTTTGGTCCTGCTGCATTGTTGAATATTAAGCTCCTCCATTCCACTCGACTATAGTCACCAAGAAAATATAGGTAGATTTGTCTGATCAAACTTCTTTTGTGTAGTTGTTCAAAGTGTATGTTCTTCAGTACTTCTTTAGCCTCTATTACTTTCTTTACCATCCAGCAAGCTTGCTGTGGTATTGATATGTTAGTGATTTGCTCCCCTTTGATTTAATATGTGTGTATCCATCGAATCCACAGCTTGTCATGCTTGTGTGCTAAGTCCCAGCAAGCCTTTGCTATTATTGCTTTGTTCCAAATCTTCAGGTTGGTGAGGTTAAGGCCACCCCCAGCTTTGGGTAAGTAGACTTTATCCAACGCAACCAATGCTTTCTTTGTAATTTCATTGACCGTCGAACATATGTAGGACCTACACAATCCCTCAATAAGCTTGATCACTTTTGTAGGTATTACAAACAATTGTGCCAGAAAGCTTGTATATCAAACAAAACACTCTAAACTAATTGAGTCCTCCCAGCATAAGACAAAGTCTTAGCAGTTCAAGAAGTAATTCTAGCAGTCATTTTTTCAATGAGAGGTTGCCACTGAAGAACACTGAGCTTCTTGGTAGACAGTGGTACACCAAGGTATTTGAAGGGCAATTCACCAGCAGAAAGGCCCAAATACTGCAGTATTTGCTGTCTATAGTCTGAGGTAACCCCTCCAAAATAGGCTTCACTCTTACTTAGATTTGCTTGTAGCCTAGAAGCTTGAGTGAATTGGCAGAACTTCTGTTAAATTGCCTGTACTAACTTCATATCCCCTATAGCAAATAGTAGCAAATCATCAGCAAAACTAAGGTGAGTAATCCCTATTCTGGCACATCGAGGGTGGTATTTGAACTCTTTTTCCATCTTGAGACGAGCCAGGTTCCTTCTCAGATATTCTATTGCTATAGCAAACCGGAAGGGTGATATTGGGTCACCTTGCCTTAGTCCCTCGGCAACATTGAAGGGTTCTGTTGGCTCTCCATTAACTATGATGGAGTAGCTGACTGTTTGTATGCACTTCATTACCCAAGAGATGAATAACTGAGGGACTCCCAATTCttccataatttttttaaatatgcCCATTCCACAGAGTCATAAGCTTTTTGCAAGTTAATCTTGATCATACATCAAGGAGAAATGTTCTTTCTAGAATAGGCCTTCACCAACTCATGTGCTAAAATTATATTATTAGCAATCCTCCTCCCAGGTATAAACACTGCCTGAGCTTCATTGATAACTATGTTAATGACTCCTTGCATTCTTGATGCAAGGATCTTGGAAACCAGTTTATATAGAACAGTGCAACAAGCAACTGACCGGAATTCCTTAACAATTTTTGGCTTGCTAGTCTTAGGAACCAGTGTAATAGCAGTATAATTAATAGCTCTATACAGTTTCCCAGTAGCAAAGAACTCCAGGATAGTTCCAATAATCTCATCCTTGATAACTGGACAAGCCGTCTTGTAAAAACATGCATTATACCCATCAACACCAGATGCCTTATCTTCTCCGATGGAGCATAGCCCTTCATAGATCTCTTCTTCAGTCACATATTTACATAGTGAAATTCTTTGTTGTTGTGTAAGGTTTGGTCCTTTTTGAATCACCAATTTATCTATAGCAGGAAGTGAATGTACAACAGACCCCAACAATGACTTGTAGAAAGCCACAATCTTTTCTTTGATGGTTTCAGAATCATTTAGCCTGTTTTCAGTAATAAAAGTAAGTTTCGGGATTTGCTTTCTCTGACTCCTTTCTTTCATAACAGCTGTAAAGTACTTTGTATTAGAATCTCTTAGCTTTATCCATCTTGCTCTAGCTTTTTGTTTCAAGGCTCCTTCTTTGGTCAATCCCCACTTCTCCAGGTTTTGTATCAGTCACTTCTCTTCTAATAGTAGTTCATCAGAGAAATTAGTAGTTATGCTCCTTTGAACCCTATCAAGATCAATTCTGGCTTTCTCAATCTTCTTCCTTATGAATTTGAACTCTTCAACATTTAGTTTCCTAAGCATTGGCCTAAGTGTTTTCAGTTTCAACCAAATATTCTGCATGTTCTTACTGTGTATTCTCTGTTGCCATATTTGCTGAACACTGCTTAAGAAGCTCTCATGCTCAGCCCACACATTGAAAAATTTAAAAGGAGTTTTCCTGTTTCCTTGGCTAAAAGTTAAACATAGGTTCATGGGAGCTTGGTCAGAGATGAAAGGCACATCATATGTAGTAGCAGCATGCCCCCATTGCATCATCCACTCATAATTGCCAAACATTCTATCAATTCTGCTCCATATTCTGTCACTCCCATCTTGCTTATTAGACCACGTGTAATATTCACCCTCCCATGCCAATTCACTAAGTCTCAAGTCTTGGACACACTTATTGAAGTCTTGAATTTCAGCCATGCTGATTGTATTTCCACGCATCCTATCTTGTAGTTGTAGTACAGAGTTAAAATCTCCTCCAATTGGCCATGGTGCGGAGATCTTTCGCCCTATCTTTGTTAAACTTTCCCATAATTGCTTCCTTCTCTCTATAGTGTAGAAGCCATAGACTACTGACAATATACACTTTTGATCCCCCATAGTACCTTTAACAGAGCAATGTATAACTTGTGCTTCTACTTTAAGTAAAGTAACTGAGTAGTAGTTTGAATCCCAGATCACTCAAATTCTTCCATTCACTGCATCATTATAGTTAGTAAGTATCTCCCAGCCAGGGGCAATGTGGCAGCTTACTCTCTTTACTTTATCCTCTTTCACTCTAGTTTCAATAATACCTGCAAGCTTAATATTTTTGATCTTCAGATAATTTTTGAGTTCTTTCCGCTTGTACCACTTATTGATACCCCTGACATTCCACACTAACCAGGTAATTGATTGGATTTAGTTCCCCCACCTCTCTCATGAGGtaggtgtttaaccaaaaatctgagtttttggtcaaagctaaaaagaaattcgggttactgataatcatgagaaaaaaataaaatacttttgagaacgatggtaaagaagcaaatagatgtgaatttcaataaattctcaatagtattctgtgtccttacaaatgatgatacttcttccttttatagataattctaggtaaaggaatgaagcctcagctttaatgatataatcatgagtaataaatgatattaaataagccgttatacaatcattcctattaaataccaatttcgtaacgtatcaagtatttaataatgaatttggactcctttctgtcaccaGATCTTTGCTTTCAATGTCTTCTACatgttggctgtaaataatttaaattggtacgagactcgtatctatacgtcgtctcgtgcctatttaaattcttcttcccgtggctgtttccatccgtgcctcttagtcaattgctacgctttgaccatttaactaatccacgtgtcatgccacatcatcttttaatataaactcagtttttttccaatacagatagtccccccactttccattttttatcaattaaataattggtaagtggatcttcatgtaaaaggaatttttgccacaattaatgctcatgacagtactaacgtctcagcagtcttttctatttaatgttctgcccatgtgtcattttctaattgattccgctattcataccctttttcgagacttcttcattctcactatttacgaagtgatagctgcctttattataggcttttcatcattacacttaaaaagttgacggttcccattttacacataactttgtcttcctttgtcttcttcacaaatcttcaacacatacttccttcttaacaatgtcttcttcaaaccctaaccgtaaaaaagttccaattctagatcaattccccaacgcccctgttagacacaaaagaggcggaggaggtaggcttcgaacagggttagaatctacgcgaggcggctcctctggttcttcttcaaggagttctatcccaaaagccccttcttctaaaagtagggaaattcttgatccttctcaagaaccctcagttgatgatatagttcccggtgatttgtcttttgaaagtgacaaaacgtctcttcaaaaataaattaaaaatttagaaagagccgatacttacccaacaatagtaaccgagcttacaatccccaccataagaagagattgtaactggaaggatagtctccgaatgtcaattccttccccaaatcaaagaatttcctcttttagaagtgggtattcttctgtttacacttaccccttcactttaggttttaatcctccgattgacccagttattctcgatttttgtcgtttctttacaatttgtttggcccaaatcggtccattggtgtggagaacagtggcttgtttgagatatttatcctccaaggccaatgtcaatttcaccttttctcacctcattcatctataccatcctaacttaatacgccatggggtttttaccttaactgcaaggagcaaaaaagttttggtaaatcctgaggatgacaaagatcgtggatggtatatccgttacgttgctgtccgtacagtggacttgattggcgaaacaaatattcccttccctgagaagtggaattttgaacgtaggtttccttttatttaccgtacctacttttgagaatttcaaaagaaagttgtttttaacctcgtcccttcttggttttttgtagcaaccatgggagatgtggaacctattcccaactttcgtggttgggtagactcacttttgaagattgcttctagggagcagagaacttggaaatcaatttcttccttacatggctggaaagtcaaaacacatggtatcccccttttatatgaatttttttttacatgttaagcactttttcctcaactttaatcatgtatatccatcctttaatcaggatttggcattagaggaatgacggctgaagtagctatggccatttgCATGTCTAcgaatgctgctcttgatttggataaggctcgagccttgctgcctaaaaggaaagctacaaaggaaagttctgaagaagaagaggagggtacctccctaattaccaggccaagggtcaggagacgaataatcattgatgatgaaattgaaaacactcctgctcgtacctctgccaccgagcctgttttgattcaatctgatgaggacgccgaaccaagagataataatgagtcaattcagcatctttttgacagtggtttcgAGAGTGGCGAGCTCGtccctgtttttgatgaagctcctctttcctcatttgttcctatttcctccattcctctgccagccgtaagtatttctttaccagttttgacgacttccgttcttttgccagtttctaccgctcctatATCCGTTCCCTTGGTTGTTTCTGCCGCACCTGCTTCCGCTCCtgtgttggtttctacatcttctccttccattccttccactgctcctcttccctctgttcatcatacagagacaggttctagcagtggaagtatgactatgagaagtgttactttggaggttcctgccaatcatagcctcttgaggaagaccggcagagccgatgtttggctcgaacctctaattggagatatcgagaagaagaagatggagagccatagctgcttaactctgatgaatgacgtagttcattctactttgaaggtatttttaccaacaagttttttttttaattatcttcaatctctcatttccatgacttacctctgtaggctaaccttattggcacggaattaatgggaagaatttccctactggaaagaaaagctcgtgagtctgaaaagactgtccacgaggccgaggaaatagctaggggagcccagcttgaagcaaccaattggaaggagcagttcgagaatgatcaagggaccatagaggagttgcaagaagataaaaatctcctggagcagcaaaaccgtggtttaacttctgaactggcaactgtcaaagcctcttcaagccaattgaaaagagacaaagagcttttggaatgctctttgtcagaacaattatccagggctagtgaagaagttagagagctgaaggcacttttggctaggaaggaagaatatgcaggagagttagtgcaaagcttgactcaagctcaggctgacttacagacttcttctgacgagattcatgccttgaagagttctcatgcttctcttgaagcttcccttgattcccatttagctgaatatcaaatcttaaaaaacgatcttgctatgtgggaaaaggaatatggacttctagaggaaaattttaacatagaagtgagttgggctttcctgaaatctcgtcgtgatgctttgacggaagctgctcaagaaggttttgacttgcagtctgaactggccaaagtcatagataccatcgagaaaagccaacagtctactgatactctttctcctgcacttgaagttcctggaacagaagaacttttaaatgaagaagtgaataCTGCAGCAATTGAGATTACAATTCCTGCTTCAgctgaaaatgttgcaattccagcttcagagggtgaaacttctatgacccagtctgtggaagttgaagcttctGTGACTCTTGTTTCCCTCATTGATCCTAACATTTCAAGCTCTGCTGAAATCGttcctgttgctgcttcttcagaagttgccactgtgcctgtggctgaaagtgaaataaatattgcaacttctgatgtgctaaccccttcaattggatgatggttttatcccttagtttttaagggattttttggtgaaagtccccagttatcataatg from Nicotiana sylvestris chromosome 12, ASM39365v2, whole genome shotgun sequence encodes the following:
- the LOC138883686 gene encoding uncharacterized protein, with the translated sequence MGDQKCILSVVYGFYTIERRKQLWESLTKIGRKISAPWPIGGDFNSVLQLQDRMRGNTISMAEIQDFNKCVQDLRLSELAWEGEYYTWSNKQDGSDRIWSRIDRMFGNYEWMMQWGHAATTYDVPFISDQAPMNLCLTFSQGNRKTPFKFFNVWAEHESFLSSVQQIWQQRIHSKNMQNIWLKLKTLRPMLRKLNVEEFKFIRKKIEKARIDLDRVQRSITTNFSDELLLEEK